A portion of the Candidatus Binataceae bacterium genome contains these proteins:
- the cas2 gene encoding CRISPR-associated endonuclease Cas2 — protein sequence MRNSYLVCYDICDDKRLRKVFQTMRDFGDHLQYSIFECQFSPTDLVRCRHALSEIIDHRRDQVLFVDLGPVQGRGERVIAALGRAYVPFDSPCIVIDNERDT from the coding sequence ATGCGCAACTCGTACCTGGTATGCTACGACATCTGCGACGACAAGCGGCTGCGCAAGGTCTTCCAAACCATGCGCGACTTCGGCGACCATCTGCAGTATTCCATCTTCGAATGCCAGTTCTCACCCACCGACCTGGTGCGATGCCGCCACGCGCTCAGCGAGATCATCGACCATCGCCGCGACCAGGTGCTGTTCGTCGATCTGGGGCCCGTCCAGGGACGCGGTGAGCGCGTTATCGCCGCCTTGGGCCGCGCCTATGTCCCCTTCGACAGCCCCTGTATCGTAATCGATAACGAGCGGGACACCTGA
- the csb2 gene encoding type I-U CRISPR-associated protein Csb2 yields the protein MLSVSIRFLAGRYHGTPWGRHVNEGAVEWPPSPWRVLRALVAAWKRTLPGLPQSRVEPILRLLAEPPQFVLPPASTGHTRHFMPWFKKGPDDRTMVFDTFVALPREAPVLIDWPTAALDSDQTEALSAILGNLNTFGRAESWCEARLESYGHIPGGFICAPLRGSLPAGHEIVRLLCADPSGAFDDGHVVTTQSVTVGRGKNRTTTETRSSIYDPAWNLCMETLQLHQERWSDPPGSLWISYARPTDCFRREPARRRAAPAPYIQIARYAIDSTVLPLVTETLPVAEAARRALMGTFGRLTERGGIRGRSATFSGKNESGEPLDGHSHAYYLPTDEDHDGRLDHLTIYAARGFDHKEQMALNRLAQLHTGRDSEASFPLRVLLLGLASAREYAPAPLGPAREWIGVTPYVATRYAKTRGTERIDLRSASDRTAFLQEDLRAQLATLRPELDAADVVIEPASDENGVFKIADRWRPIEFRRSRLKAGDDGARRLAGAFKITFVTPVPGPLALGYNSHFGMGLFMPRPDRDIRVPQE from the coding sequence ATGCTATCCGTATCAATAAGGTTCTTAGCCGGTCGGTATCACGGCACGCCATGGGGCCGACACGTGAACGAGGGCGCGGTTGAATGGCCACCCTCGCCGTGGCGTGTCCTGCGGGCTTTGGTCGCGGCCTGGAAACGAACACTGCCCGGACTTCCGCAATCCCGGGTCGAGCCAATACTCCGTCTCCTTGCTGAGCCGCCGCAATTTGTTCTTCCCCCCGCCTCCACCGGCCATACCCGCCACTTCATGCCGTGGTTTAAGAAAGGCCCGGACGACCGCACGATGGTGTTCGATACATTTGTCGCGCTTCCGCGCGAGGCGCCTGTGCTGATCGACTGGCCGACCGCCGCGCTCGACTCGGATCAAACCGAGGCGCTATCAGCAATCCTCGGCAACCTCAACACCTTCGGCCGGGCGGAATCCTGGTGCGAAGCGCGATTGGAAAGTTACGGACACATCCCCGGCGGATTCATCTGCGCGCCCCTACGCGGTAGCTTGCCTGCCGGCCATGAAATCGTCCGCCTGCTTTGCGCGGATCCGTCCGGAGCCTTCGATGACGGCCACGTGGTTACTACCCAAAGCGTGACCGTCGGCCGCGGAAAGAACAGGACCACGACGGAAACGCGCTCCAGCATTTACGACCCAGCCTGGAATCTGTGCATGGAGACGTTGCAGCTGCATCAGGAGCGCTGGTCTGATCCTCCCGGCTCCCTCTGGATTAGCTACGCCCGTCCCACGGACTGCTTCAGGCGCGAGCCGGCCCGGCGCCGCGCCGCGCCTGCCCCCTACATCCAGATCGCACGCTACGCCATCGACTCGACGGTGCTCCCGCTTGTCACTGAGACTCTGCCCGTCGCCGAAGCGGCGCGGCGCGCGCTGATGGGCACTTTCGGTCGGTTGACCGAAAGAGGCGGCATCCGCGGCCGGTCCGCGACATTCTCCGGAAAAAATGAGAGCGGTGAACCGCTGGATGGTCACTCCCACGCCTACTACCTTCCAACCGACGAGGACCACGACGGCCGCCTTGACCATTTGACGATCTACGCCGCGCGCGGTTTTGACCACAAGGAGCAGATGGCGCTCAATCGCTTGGCTCAATTGCACACCGGGCGCGATAGCGAGGCGAGCTTTCCGCTGCGCGTTCTCCTTCTTGGTCTGGCGTCGGCGCGGGAGTATGCTCCGGCCCCGCTCGGACCTGCGCGCGAGTGGATCGGTGTCACGCCCTATGTCGCCACGCGCTACGCCAAAACCCGGGGAACAGAGCGGATCGACTTGCGATCCGCATCCGACCGGACGGCTTTTCTTCAGGAAGACTTGCGGGCTCAGCTTGCCACCCTTCGCCCGGAGCTGGACGCGGCCGATGTGGTTATCGAGCCCGCGTCTGATGAAAATGGCGTCTTCAAAATCGCGGATCGCTGGCGGCCTATCGAGTTTCGCCGGTCGCGTCTGAAGGCTGGTGACGACGGCGCACGGCGGCTGGCTGGCGCCTTCAAGATAACTTTTGTCACACCGGTACCCGGTCCGCTCGCCCTCGGCTATAATAGTCATTTCGGAATGGGGCTCTTCATGCCCAGGCCGGACCGCGACATCCGAGTTCCCCAAGAATAG
- the cas7u gene encoding type I-U CRISPR-associated RAMP protein Csb1/Cas7u has product MSVAHKTLATAPRLLMQAELKPLQGNRFQPTGFADLGPARYTLPDGTEMLLVESVQSVANRMELACWDGGSDDLIAELRGLPYIQVRSGDRLFTNSVLEAHRINSPYILEGQDKTVFEKLKQGAAGLESGPVNLKALAELVFRYDPGSVIHGVFLAKKELAGGRLRLPRILSGFIEASQVRVAESGGVKNDRVDPSGDTRQGFGNVPFHRTEFTARKITAFFNLDLALLRGYALPGEATELLIALSLFKVRRFLYTGLRLRTACDLQVTGELEVTRPEHFAIPAEDELLKECTELISSCKKHFADPPVTPVEWKPAKKPAAKSADENEPQEADQE; this is encoded by the coding sequence ATGTCGGTCGCTCACAAAACGCTTGCCACTGCTCCACGGCTCTTGATGCAGGCCGAGCTGAAGCCTCTGCAGGGCAACCGCTTCCAGCCCACCGGCTTCGCCGATCTGGGCCCCGCGCGCTATACCCTACCTGATGGCACCGAGATGCTGCTGGTCGAATCCGTGCAGTCTGTGGCTAATCGCATGGAGCTGGCCTGCTGGGACGGAGGCAGCGACGACTTGATCGCGGAGCTGCGAGGCCTGCCCTACATTCAGGTGCGCTCGGGCGACCGCCTTTTTACCAACTCGGTGCTCGAAGCCCACCGAATCAACTCGCCGTACATCTTGGAGGGGCAGGACAAAACCGTCTTCGAAAAGCTGAAGCAAGGCGCGGCGGGCCTGGAAAGCGGCCCGGTTAATCTCAAGGCGCTGGCGGAACTGGTTTTTAGGTATGATCCGGGGTCGGTCATTCACGGGGTATTTCTGGCCAAGAAGGAGCTGGCGGGAGGGCGACTCCGGCTCCCGAGAATCCTGAGCGGCTTTATCGAAGCATCCCAGGTCAGAGTCGCCGAGAGCGGCGGCGTTAAGAACGATCGAGTTGACCCCTCGGGCGATACCAGGCAGGGCTTTGGAAATGTTCCTTTTCATCGTACGGAATTCACCGCCCGGAAAATCACGGCGTTCTTCAATCTCGACCTCGCGCTGCTTCGCGGCTATGCGCTGCCAGGGGAGGCAACCGAGCTTCTGATCGCTCTGTCCCTGTTCAAAGTGCGCCGCTTCCTATACACCGGCCTACGCCTGCGCACAGCGTGCGATCTGCAAGTCACCGGAGAACTGGAAGTCACTCGCCCCGAACATTTCGCGATTCCAGCCGAGGACGAGCTACTCAAGGAATGCACCGAGCTGATCAGCAGTTGCAAGAAACACTTTGCCGATCCTCCGGTTACACCGGTCGAATGGAAACCGGCGAAAAAACCTGCCGCCAAGTCCGCGGATGAGAACGAGCCACAAGAAGCGGACCAGGAATAA
- the csx17 gene encoding type I-U CRISPR-associated protein Csx17, whose amino-acid sequence MPDRERFDIEIPGCTPQPLMAYLKALGILRLVSEQKDGEARAWWENDLFWLSSSLDRAALVNFFLEEYQPTPILAPWGARSGFYPGASETSARKALEAVVQNTETRLARFREGIASVRTLLDRLALSGKASNEDKLELLRQCRSNLPESVIAWLDACALDTPPFPPLLGTGGNEGSGSYVSGFTQQVVNCVIRRASDDALYTSLFVTQRRGVLTSQTPGHFSPAAAGGPNATQGLEGGSNTNPWDYILCLEGACLWASAVTRRLGASRGGMASFPFTVAISGSGSASLALKDRIKPKQAKRSGAEMWLPMWERRLSLGEISLLLSEGRASLGRRSAITGIDLARAASTLGVDRGIKRFIRTGFLMRNGQSFLSIPLGAFEVTERPSASLLQEIDTWLDRFRRASADKKAPPRFVSALSRIESAIFEFCKHGGAPLFQEVLVSVGNVERELANGGRFRDEHRLAPLGPLSDAWIEASNDSSPEFAIARAVASIYDRESKIGPLRANLEPIDWKKRSPNWAESDTATAWNAANPIANLLSVLERRLMDGERASCEHLPLSFRAATPLDAISAFISGAVDDARIEELLWGLMLVSGTNQAAPHPQSASDIPRAYALLKLLFLPGPLEIYRDAKGNPAVRLQLNQQGGAISIRAEPSIVQLLRANRLGEACVVAMRRLRATGLSPMPMPIRGRRARDRDWLELDRLGGDGLDSRRLAAALLFPVDNGAVNQLFRLVISIGDLDRDQAGNSPNP is encoded by the coding sequence ATGCCTGACCGCGAACGCTTTGACATCGAGATCCCCGGCTGTACTCCGCAACCCTTGATGGCATATCTCAAGGCGCTGGGGATCCTCCGCCTTGTCAGCGAGCAAAAGGATGGCGAGGCTCGCGCGTGGTGGGAAAATGACCTTTTTTGGCTGAGCTCCAGCCTGGATCGGGCGGCGCTGGTCAATTTTTTTCTCGAAGAGTACCAACCGACGCCAATCCTCGCACCCTGGGGAGCGAGATCTGGATTTTACCCTGGAGCGTCAGAGACGTCGGCACGCAAGGCTTTGGAGGCGGTGGTGCAGAACACTGAGACCAGGCTTGCACGGTTTCGCGAGGGTATAGCGAGCGTGCGCACGCTGCTCGACCGACTCGCTCTATCAGGAAAAGCAAGCAACGAAGACAAGCTGGAGCTGCTACGGCAGTGCCGCAGCAACCTGCCCGAGAGTGTCATCGCATGGCTCGACGCTTGCGCGCTCGATACCCCGCCGTTCCCGCCGCTACTGGGCACCGGTGGCAACGAAGGCAGCGGCAGTTACGTGTCGGGCTTTACGCAGCAGGTCGTTAACTGCGTTATACGGCGCGCGAGCGACGATGCGCTTTACACCAGCCTGTTCGTGACCCAAAGGCGCGGGGTTTTAACATCGCAGACGCCCGGTCACTTTTCGCCAGCCGCTGCGGGTGGTCCCAACGCAACGCAAGGACTAGAAGGCGGCAGCAATACCAATCCCTGGGACTACATACTTTGCCTTGAGGGTGCCTGCCTCTGGGCAAGCGCTGTCACTCGCCGTCTCGGTGCCTCCCGGGGCGGGATGGCGTCGTTTCCATTTACGGTCGCCATCTCCGGCTCAGGGTCCGCGTCCCTGGCGCTGAAGGATCGCATCAAGCCCAAACAGGCCAAGCGCAGCGGGGCCGAGATGTGGCTGCCGATGTGGGAGCGTCGACTCTCCCTTGGGGAGATCTCCCTTCTCCTTTCGGAGGGTCGAGCCTCACTGGGCCGCCGGAGTGCCATAACCGGCATCGATCTTGCTCGCGCGGCCAGCACCCTTGGAGTGGACCGAGGCATAAAGCGTTTTATCCGAACCGGCTTTCTGATGCGCAACGGGCAGTCGTTCCTGTCGATTCCCCTCGGTGCCTTCGAGGTAACCGAGCGGCCGTCAGCGAGTCTATTACAAGAGATAGATACCTGGTTGGACCGCTTCCGACGCGCTAGCGCTGACAAGAAGGCGCCGCCCAGGTTTGTCTCCGCGCTTAGCCGCATCGAGTCGGCCATTTTCGAGTTCTGCAAGCACGGCGGCGCACCGCTCTTCCAGGAGGTGCTGGTCTCGGTCGGCAATGTGGAGCGAGAGCTGGCCAATGGCGGTCGTTTCAGGGACGAGCACAGGCTGGCGCCTCTTGGCCCGCTCTCCGATGCGTGGATTGAGGCCTCGAACGACAGTTCGCCAGAGTTCGCTATCGCTCGCGCGGTAGCCTCCATCTACGATCGGGAGAGCAAAATTGGACCGCTGCGCGCTAATCTCGAACCGATCGATTGGAAGAAGCGGTCTCCGAACTGGGCCGAGAGCGATACCGCCACCGCTTGGAATGCCGCCAACCCGATAGCCAATCTTCTCAGCGTCCTGGAACGGCGCTTGATGGACGGCGAACGCGCCAGTTGCGAGCATCTGCCGCTCTCCTTTCGCGCCGCAACGCCGCTTGACGCGATTAGCGCATTTATTTCAGGGGCCGTGGATGACGCACGGATCGAAGAGCTGTTGTGGGGACTGATGCTGGTGTCGGGCACGAACCAGGCAGCGCCCCACCCCCAGAGCGCTTCGGATATTCCACGGGCCTATGCGCTGCTGAAACTGCTCTTCCTACCAGGCCCACTTGAGATTTACCGTGATGCCAAGGGCAATCCCGCCGTGCGCCTGCAGCTCAACCAACAGGGCGGCGCCATCAGCATCAGGGCCGAGCCGTCGATCGTGCAACTGCTTAGAGCCAATCGGCTGGGCGAGGCCTGCGTGGTCGCGATGCGCCGGTTGCGCGCCACAGGCCTGTCGCCGATGCCGATGCCGATCCGCGGGCGGCGCGCCAGGGACCGCGATTGGCTGGAGCTTGATCGCCTCGGCGGTGACGGGCTTGACTCTCGGCGCTTGGCCGCCGCGCTGCTGTTTCCCGTTGACAACGGCGCCGTAAACCAGCTCTTCCGCTTGGTCATATCCATCGGCGATCTGGACCGCGATCAGGCCGGGAACAGCCCCAACCCTTAG